The Micromonospora sp. NBC_00421 genome contains a region encoding:
- a CDS encoding helix-turn-helix domain-containing protein: MPSTDNRVVLTIEEAAQRLGIGRTTMYALIKAGQIRTVTIGRLRRVPTFCLDEYVRDLLADPTPLDHAA, from the coding sequence GTGCCCAGCACCGACAACCGCGTCGTCCTGACCATCGAAGAAGCCGCCCAGCGACTCGGCATCGGCCGTACCACCATGTACGCCCTCATCAAGGCCGGACAGATCCGCACCGTCACCATCGGCCGTCTTCGCCGAGTGCCCACCTTCTGCCTCGACGAGTACGTGCGGGATCTCCTGGCCGACCCGACGCCACTCGACCACGCCGCCTGA
- a CDS encoding bifunctional DNA primase/polymerase, producing the protein MIDSAVLLAAALACAARGWHVFPLRPDTRPDDDHAKRPAFPNRCTADRCDRTDPRCRAAGRHVGWEDRATTDPDRIRRAWTQQPYGIGVACGPSGLVVVDLDVPKHPADVPPAEWAGARDGADVLIALADRHHGTVDPTYMQRTGRGGSHLFYRHPATGPMLGNTVGEWGGIGWKVDTRSHGGYVVAAGSTVNRRPYTIALDVDPAPLPGWLADLLAPTVRPTYRPAAVALPPDRRGAYLAAAIRRQVAHLTAAPDGHRNHALFTSAVALGQLAAGGALTDTDVYAVLEPAALSIGLRAGEVARTIASGLRVGARNPRHLAGTGKAAA; encoded by the coding sequence ATGATCGACTCTGCGGTGCTGCTCGCCGCTGCGCTCGCCTGCGCGGCGCGCGGCTGGCACGTCTTCCCGCTACGCCCCGACACCCGGCCCGACGACGACCACGCGAAGCGGCCCGCGTTCCCGAACCGGTGCACCGCTGACCGCTGCGACCGCACCGACCCCCGCTGCCGGGCCGCCGGCCGTCACGTCGGGTGGGAAGACCGGGCCACCACCGACCCGGACCGCATCCGCCGCGCCTGGACGCAACAGCCCTACGGCATCGGCGTCGCCTGCGGGCCGTCCGGTCTGGTGGTGGTCGACTTGGACGTGCCCAAACACCCCGCCGACGTCCCACCGGCGGAATGGGCCGGGGCGCGCGACGGGGCAGACGTGCTCATCGCCCTGGCCGACCGGCACCACGGCACCGTCGATCCGACGTACATGCAGCGCACCGGCCGGGGCGGAAGCCACCTGTTCTACCGCCACCCGGCCACCGGCCCGATGCTGGGCAACACCGTCGGGGAGTGGGGTGGGATCGGCTGGAAGGTCGACACCCGATCCCACGGCGGGTACGTGGTGGCCGCCGGTTCCACCGTCAACCGCCGCCCCTACACGATCGCCCTTGACGTCGACCCCGCCCCGCTGCCCGGATGGCTGGCCGACCTGTTGGCGCCCACCGTGCGGCCGACCTACCGGCCTGCTGCGGTGGCGTTGCCGCCGGATCGGCGCGGCGCGTACCTCGCTGCCGCGATCCGCAGGCAGGTCGCCCACCTCACCGCCGCCCCCGACGGGCACCGCAATCACGCCCTGTTCACCTCGGCCGTGGCACTCGGCCAGTTGGCCGCCGGAGGCGCGCTCACCGACACCGACGTGTACGCGGTCCTCGAACCGGCCGCCCTGTCGATCGGGCTGCGGGCCGGGGAGGTGGCGCGCACGATCGCGTCCGGGCTGCGCGTCGGGGCACGCAACCCGCGCCACCTGGCCGGGACCGGAAAGGCGGCGGCATGA
- a CDS encoding phosphoadenosine phosphosulfate reductase, protein MFSYGGGVQSTAALVLAATGRIEFPVFLFANVGDDSEDPATLVYLEQYAKPYAALHGIQLHELDRVRRDGTTETLYGRLTREGSRSLPIPVRMSNGAPGTRSCTADFKIKVIGRWLKAHGASADNPATVGVGISLDEIERVNNRRAEPYERTVYPLLDQAPPLRRHDCARIITAAGLPVPPKSACWFCPFRRPATWAETRRDRPEMFRRACDLENLLNARRAALGKDPVWLTRFNRPLALAVTAAQDMLPGFDPADDDALCDNGACFT, encoded by the coding sequence GTGTTCTCCTACGGCGGTGGGGTGCAGTCGACCGCCGCGTTGGTGCTGGCCGCTACCGGGCGGATTGAATTCCCGGTGTTTCTGTTCGCCAACGTCGGCGACGATTCCGAAGACCCCGCGACCCTGGTCTATCTGGAGCAGTACGCCAAGCCCTACGCGGCGCTGCACGGCATCCAACTTCACGAACTCGACCGGGTCCGCCGTGACGGCACCACGGAAACCCTGTACGGCCGGCTGACCCGTGAGGGATCGCGGTCGCTGCCGATCCCCGTACGGATGTCCAACGGAGCGCCCGGCACTCGCTCGTGTACGGCCGACTTCAAAATCAAGGTCATCGGCCGGTGGCTCAAAGCCCACGGCGCGAGTGCCGACAACCCGGCGACGGTCGGGGTGGGCATCAGCCTGGACGAGATCGAACGGGTCAACAACCGCCGCGCCGAACCCTACGAACGCACCGTCTACCCGCTGCTCGACCAAGCGCCGCCGCTGCGCCGGCACGACTGCGCCCGCATCATCACCGCCGCCGGCCTCCCGGTACCCCCGAAAAGCGCCTGTTGGTTCTGCCCGTTCCGGCGGCCCGCGACGTGGGCCGAGACGCGCCGGGACCGACCGGAGATGTTCCGCCGGGCGTGCGACCTGGAAAACCTGCTCAACGCCCGGCGGGCCGCGCTCGGCAAAGACCCCGTGTGGCTGACCCGCTTCAACCGGCCTCTTGCGCTGGCCGTGACCGCTGCGCAGGACATGCTTCCCGGCTTCGACCCCGCTGACGATGACGCGCTCTGCGACAACGGCGCGTGCTTCACCTAA
- a CDS encoding DUF4326 domain-containing protein: MTQLTRPAARRIQRRRTAGWRMPAGAVYVGRPTRYGNPYQPTAATAADRATAIDQYRQWLILRPDLITAARRDLTGRDLACWCPLDQPCHADVLLSIINQPTPPPTDTHPAMVNLGTALHYGDRLHDAAHGNDCDCRPQVRRQFIGYAELLIGWLAEDELLTTIAARAA; this comes from the coding sequence ATGACCCAGCTCACCCGACCGGCGGCCCGCCGGATTCAGCGCCGCCGCACCGCCGGATGGCGGATGCCCGCCGGGGCCGTCTACGTCGGACGTCCCACCCGCTACGGCAACCCCTACCAGCCTACCGCCGCCACCGCCGCCGACCGGGCCACGGCCATCGACCAGTACCGGCAGTGGCTGATCCTGCGCCCTGATCTGATCACCGCCGCACGGCGTGACCTCACCGGGCGTGACCTGGCCTGTTGGTGCCCGCTCGACCAGCCCTGTCACGCCGATGTGCTGCTCAGCATCATCAACCAACCCACCCCTCCACCGACCGACACCCACCCCGCCATGGTCAACCTGGGCACCGCCCTGCACTACGGCGACCGCCTCCACGACGCCGCCCACGGCAACGACTGTGACTGCCGGCCCCAGGTCCGCCGCCAGTTCATCGGATACGCGGAACTCCTGATCGGCTGGCTCGCCGAAGACGAACTACTCACCACCATTGCGGCGAGGGCCGCGTGA
- a CDS encoding cell division protein FtsK yields MTSPHEDPRFDWQAAERDLHHPGGPDADVVDLDAARTARTTNPDPDPDPDDGGPLLVDPPDVQRSPRFTLDGARAGQRRPILPAWLRSRAELVDVMRWAVGHLLHTTGYHLTRLPKYAGKLALRAPAGAARLVAGGTRWLFDWEGEPHRQATSQSRDGELYLKLSRQRDRRVRWRGIVATFTLAVTLAGGVAVALAPLWARWAVLAMLVTLCGLLGQPADKPLLDTAVVIPRVARLTSDVVVRALAVLGIAGITQAIAKQGHRAIAFTAPITRDGPGWRADIDLPPGVTAGDVIERRDRLAAGLTRPLGCVWPEGQPEVHPGRLLLWVGDQDMAATPPKPWPLLKASGGFDLGRPVPFGTDPRGRVISFELPYTNLLIGSIPGYGKTAATQVPMLAATLDPYAELWCFDFKGTGGLDPLEKVSARYASGQDDDTAEEGLLALRELRKECQRRAAVIKGLPKAVCPDNKVTPELARRRKLGLHWLVVALDEVQELFSHPEFGKEAGELAEKVIKLGRALGVILVVATQRPDAKSLPTGVSANAGTRFCLRVMGQIENDMILGTSAYKNGIRATMFAKKDKGVGYLVGAADDAQIVRTFYVDGPTADKITDRARALREAAGTLTGHAIGQTPATPAARRDTLLDDILTVVPATEPKVWAETLTERLADLNPDAYGDLTRDQLTAALKPYGITTGQVWGTDPATGKGANRRGIERQHIADAVAERHKRRGDKAA; encoded by the coding sequence ATGACGTCCCCCCACGAAGACCCTCGCTTCGACTGGCAGGCCGCCGAACGCGACCTGCACCACCCGGGCGGCCCGGACGCCGACGTGGTCGACCTCGACGCCGCCCGCACCGCCCGCACCACCAACCCCGACCCCGACCCCGACCCCGACGACGGTGGGCCGCTGCTGGTCGACCCCCCGGACGTCCAGCGGTCACCGCGGTTCACCCTCGACGGTGCCCGCGCCGGGCAGCGTCGGCCGATCCTGCCCGCGTGGCTGCGCTCCCGCGCCGAGCTGGTCGACGTGATGCGGTGGGCGGTGGGGCATCTGCTGCACACCACCGGCTACCACCTCACCCGGCTGCCGAAGTACGCCGGGAAACTCGCCCTACGCGCCCCGGCCGGTGCGGCCCGGTTGGTGGCCGGCGGTACCCGGTGGTTGTTCGACTGGGAAGGCGAGCCGCACCGGCAGGCCACCTCCCAGTCCCGCGACGGCGAGCTGTACCTCAAGCTCTCCCGGCAGCGTGACCGGCGCGTCCGCTGGCGCGGCATCGTCGCCACCTTCACCCTCGCGGTCACCCTGGCCGGTGGCGTCGCCGTCGCTCTGGCCCCGTTGTGGGCGCGGTGGGCGGTACTGGCCATGCTGGTGACGCTGTGCGGGTTGCTGGGGCAACCGGCCGACAAGCCGTTGCTCGACACCGCCGTGGTCATCCCCCGCGTCGCCCGGCTCACCTCCGACGTGGTCGTGCGCGCCTTGGCCGTGCTCGGCATCGCCGGCATCACCCAGGCCATCGCCAAGCAGGGACACCGGGCTATCGCGTTCACCGCGCCGATCACCCGCGACGGCCCCGGGTGGCGGGCCGACATCGACCTGCCGCCCGGTGTCACCGCCGGGGATGTGATCGAGCGGCGGGACCGGCTCGCCGCCGGCCTCACCCGCCCTCTCGGCTGCGTGTGGCCGGAAGGGCAACCGGAGGTGCACCCCGGCCGGCTGCTGCTGTGGGTGGGCGATCAGGACATGGCCGCGACCCCGCCGAAGCCGTGGCCCCTACTCAAGGCGTCGGGTGGGTTCGACCTGGGCAGGCCGGTGCCGTTCGGCACCGACCCACGCGGACGGGTCATCTCCTTCGAGCTGCCCTACACCAACCTGCTCATCGGGTCGATTCCCGGCTACGGCAAGACCGCCGCCACCCAGGTACCCATGCTCGCCGCCACCCTGGACCCGTACGCGGAACTGTGGTGCTTCGACTTCAAGGGCACCGGCGGACTCGACCCCCTCGAAAAGGTGTCCGCCCGGTACGCCTCCGGGCAGGACGACGACACCGCCGAAGAAGGACTGTTGGCGTTGCGGGAGCTGCGCAAGGAATGCCAGCGCCGCGCCGCCGTCATCAAGGGCCTACCCAAGGCCGTCTGCCCGGACAACAAGGTCACCCCCGAACTGGCCCGGCGGCGCAAGCTCGGCCTGCACTGGCTTGTCGTCGCCCTGGACGAGGTGCAGGAGTTGTTCTCCCACCCGGAGTTCGGCAAGGAAGCCGGAGAGCTGGCCGAGAAGGTCATCAAGCTCGGTCGCGCCCTGGGCGTCATCCTCGTCGTCGCCACCCAACGCCCCGACGCGAAGAGCCTGCCGACCGGGGTGTCGGCGAACGCCGGTACCCGGTTCTGCCTGCGGGTCATGGGCCAGATTGAGAACGACATGATCCTGGGCACCAGCGCCTACAAGAACGGCATCCGGGCGACCATGTTCGCCAAGAAGGACAAGGGCGTCGGCTACCTCGTCGGCGCGGCCGACGACGCGCAGATCGTCCGCACGTTTTACGTCGACGGTCCCACCGCCGACAAGATCACCGACCGGGCACGCGCCCTGAGGGAAGCTGCCGGGACGCTGACCGGACACGCGATCGGGCAGACCCCGGCCACCCCGGCGGCGCGGCGGGACACCCTGTTGGACGACATCCTCACCGTGGTCCCGGCGACGGAGCCGAAGGTGTGGGCCGAGACGCTGACCGAACGCCTCGCCGACCTCAACCCCGACGCCTACGGGGATCTGACCCGCGACCAGTTGACCGCCGCACTCAAGCCCTACGGGATCACCACCGGGCAGGTATGGGGCACCGACCCGGCCACGGGCAAGGGCGCGAACCGGCGCGGCATCGAACGCCAGCACATCGCCGATGCGGTTGCGGAGCGTCACAAGCGGCGAGGCGACAAAGCCGCCTAA